AAAAACCAGTTAAAGTGAAAGATGAAGCTTTGTTTTTTGCGGTTGTAAAAGCTGCATTTGGAATGAGAAGAAAGACACTCTTAAATGCATTAGCTGGTGGGATGAGCCTTGGAAAAGACCTAGTAAGAGAAGCTCTTGAAAATGCAGATATAGATGCGAAAAGAAGAGGAGAGACTCTTAGTTTATTAGAATTTGCAAATTTAGCAGATGCTTTTTGGGCTATAAAAAATAGCTAAACGATAGATTTAAAAAAATATTCTCGGGTATAAATTAGTCGAATAAGTAAATTTAATGAAACAACTCGAGGAGGCGAAAGAATGAAAAATATAACTATATTCACATCTAGTACTTGTCCATATTGTATATCGGCGAAGGACTATTTTAAACATAAAAATATTCCGTTTGAAGAGAAGAACGTTAGTACGGACCCTAGCGCGAGAAAAGAACTCATGGCGAAAGGATATATGGGAGTGCCAGTTATCATAATAGATGGAGAAGAACTTATAGGATTTGATGAAGAAAGATTGAATAAGATATTAGATTAGACTTGACACGCATACCCCCTTAGGGTATAATGGACTCAACTTAAAGAACTCAAGGGAGGTTTATAACATGGATAAAGTTATTGTATACTCAAGCAACACTTGCCCACATTGTACTACAGCTAAGCAGTACCTAACAGAAAAGGGAATTGCTTATGAAGAAAAAAATGTAGGAACGGATATGGAAGCGAGAAAAGAACTCATGGCGAAAGGATACATGGGAGTGCCAGTTTTAATTATCGGAGACGAAGAAATTGTTGGTTTTGATAAAGAGAAAATCGACAAAGCTATAGAAGGTAAATAATCAGCACAATTAGAAGTTCATATGCAAGGTTCAAATAAATTTTTGAACCTTGCTATTTTTTTTGAGTTTTTTTGATACGCTAAGAACAATACTGAAGTCGTGTAAGTGTTGAATTAACTAGCACACAAAACGAAGATTACGACTATGTAATAAATGCGATTATAATATGACGAAACCTTAATAGAACAAAAATAAACTTTTTGCATGGGTAGGGTGTCTATAAAGTAGGAGATGACGAAAAAGACGCAATTTCGTTTCCGAAACACAATACAATGCAAAGAA
The sequence above is a segment of the Tissierellales bacterium genome. Coding sequences within it:
- a CDS encoding glutaredoxin family protein; the encoded protein is MKNITIFTSSTCPYCISAKDYFKHKNIPFEEKNVSTDPSARKELMAKGYMGVPVIIIDGEELIGFDEERLNKILD
- a CDS encoding glutaredoxin family protein, whose protein sequence is MDKVIVYSSNTCPHCTTAKQYLTEKGIAYEEKNVGTDMEARKELMAKGYMGVPVLIIGDEEIVGFDKEKIDKAIEGK